A window of the Pogona vitticeps strain Pit_001003342236 chromosome 4, PviZW2.1, whole genome shotgun sequence genome harbors these coding sequences:
- the PTGR3 gene encoding prostaglandin reductase 3 isoform X3 — translation MCGLCKSNQDVGFVGINASDINFSAGRYDTSVKPPFDVGFEGMGEVVALGLSASAKYTVGQPVSYFRPGAFAEYIVVPAKEAIPIPTVKPEFLSLLVSGATAYISLKELGELSEGKTVLVTAAAGGTGQFAVQLAKKAKCHVLGTCSSDEKSGFLKSIGCDRPINYKIEHVADVLKKECPKGVDVVYESVGGKMFDLAINSLATKGRLIIIGFISGYQTPTGLQPSNVEILPAKLLRKSASIRGFFLLHYISEYQAAMKHLVEMCENKELTCEVDFGDMSPEGKFTGLESVFRAIDYMYMGKNIGKIVVELPHSVNSKL, via the coding sequence tttGTTGGCATTAATGCATCTGATATTAACTTCTCTGCTGGCCGATACGACACTTCAGTTAAGCCCCCATTTGATGTAGGCTTTGAAGGAATGGGTGAAGTGGTGGCGTTGGGCCTAAGTGCAAGTGCTAAGTACACAGTGGGCCAACCAGTATCCTACTTCAGGCCTGGTGCTTTTGCTGAATACATTGTTGTGCCTGCTAAAGAAGCTATTCCAATACCCACTGTGAAACCCGAGTTTCTGTCATTATTGGTAAGTGGAGCTACAGCGTATATCAGTCTGAAGGAGCTTGGAGAATTGTCTGAGGGGAAGACTGTTCTGGTgacagcagcagctggaggaactGGACAGTTTGCTGTGCAGcttgcaaagaaagcaaaatgccACGTATTAGGAACTTGCTCCAGTGATgagaaatctggctttctgaaaTCCATTGGTTGTGACCGTCCTATCAACTATAAAATTGAACATGTTGCTGATGTTCTTAAGAAGGAGTGCCCAAAAGGTGTGGATGTAGTGTATGAATCTGTTGGTGGAAAGATGTTTGACTTGGCTATCAACTCCTTGGCTACCAAGGGGCGCCTGATAATTATTGGGTTTATTTCTGGCTACCAAACCCCTACTGGCCTTCAGCCTAGTAATGTAGAGATTCTGCCAGCAAAGCTGCTAAGAAAATCTGCCAGCATCCGGGGTTTCTTTTTACTCCATTACATTTCTGAATACCAAGCAGCTATGAAACACTTAGTTGAAATgtgtgaaaataaagaactgactTGTGAGGTAGACTTTGGTGACATGTCTCCAGAGGGCAAGTTCACTGGCTTAGAGTCAGTGTTCCGTGCTATAGATTATATGTACATGGGAAAAAACATTGGAAAAATTGTAGTTGAATTACCTCATTCTGTCAACAGTAAGCTGTAA
- the PTGR3 gene encoding prostaglandin reductase 3 isoform X2: MGEVVALGLSASAKYTVGQPVSYFRPGAFAEYIVVPAKEAIPIPTVKPEFLSLLVSGATAYISLKELGELSEGKTVLVTAAAGGTGQFAVQLAKKAKCHVLGTCSSDEKSGFLKSIGCDRPINYKIEHVADVLKKECPKGVDVVYESVGGKMFDLAINSLATKGRLIIIGFISGYQTPTGLQPSNVEILPAKLLRKSASIRGFFLLHYISEYQAAMKHLVEMCENKELTCEVDFGDMSPEGKFTGLESVFRAIDYMYMGKNIGKIVVELPHSVNSKL; encoded by the coding sequence ATGGGTGAAGTGGTGGCGTTGGGCCTAAGTGCAAGTGCTAAGTACACAGTGGGCCAACCAGTATCCTACTTCAGGCCTGGTGCTTTTGCTGAATACATTGTTGTGCCTGCTAAAGAAGCTATTCCAATACCCACTGTGAAACCCGAGTTTCTGTCATTATTGGTAAGTGGAGCTACAGCGTATATCAGTCTGAAGGAGCTTGGAGAATTGTCTGAGGGGAAGACTGTTCTGGTgacagcagcagctggaggaactGGACAGTTTGCTGTGCAGcttgcaaagaaagcaaaatgccACGTATTAGGAACTTGCTCCAGTGATgagaaatctggctttctgaaaTCCATTGGTTGTGACCGTCCTATCAACTATAAAATTGAACATGTTGCTGATGTTCTTAAGAAGGAGTGCCCAAAAGGTGTGGATGTAGTGTATGAATCTGTTGGTGGAAAGATGTTTGACTTGGCTATCAACTCCTTGGCTACCAAGGGGCGCCTGATAATTATTGGGTTTATTTCTGGCTACCAAACCCCTACTGGCCTTCAGCCTAGTAATGTAGAGATTCTGCCAGCAAAGCTGCTAAGAAAATCTGCCAGCATCCGGGGTTTCTTTTTACTCCATTACATTTCTGAATACCAAGCAGCTATGAAACACTTAGTTGAAATgtgtgaaaataaagaactgactTGTGAGGTAGACTTTGGTGACATGTCTCCAGAGGGCAAGTTCACTGGCTTAGAGTCAGTGTTCCGTGCTATAGATTATATGTACATGGGAAAAAACATTGGAAAAATTGTAGTTGAATTACCTCATTCTGTCAACAGTAAGCTGTAA